Below is a genomic region from Tepidiforma bonchosmolovskayae.
TTTCGTCGTTGATGTCCGCGTCCTTGGCGATGTAGGTGTCGGTCCGCGGGATATAGGCCTCAGGCTGGTAGTAGTCGTAGTAGCTGACGAAGTACTCGACCGCGTTCTCGGGGAAGAACTCCTTCAGCTCGGCGCAGAGCTGGGCGGCGAGCGTCTTGTTGTGGGCGAGGACGAGCGTCGGCCGGCCGGTGCGGGCGATGACGTTCGCGATGGTGAACGTCTTCCCCGAGCCGGTGACGCCGAGGAGCGTCTGGTAGCGGTCGCCCCGCTCGAGCCCCGCGACGAGCTTCTCGATCGCTTCCGGCTGGTCGCCGGTCGGCTGGAAGTCGGAGACGAGCTTGAAGGGCGCAGGCTGCGGGCGGACGATGGCCGTCATACGAACCAGTGTAGCCGACCCGCCCGCGGGCGGCGGCGGGCGACGGCGACGGCAGAGAGATGCGGGCGCATCCCGGCCTGCGCCCGCGACGGTCGGCCCGCAACGCGCCCCGATCGCTCCGTTGGCCCCTGGGGTGATCGGCGCCGGGAACCGGCCCCGCATCGTGGGCGGCCTGTGTGAACGGCGGGGGAACAGCCGGTGAACGGCCGGATCCGGCCCGCTCAGCGCCCCTTGAAGACCGGCGGCCGCTTCTCGAGGAAGGCCGCCCGCGCTTCGCGCCCGTCTTCGCTGGCGAACGCCATGCGGATGCTGGCCAGCTCCAGCCGGCACTGGGCCTCGAGGTCGATCGGCGTGGTCGCCTTCACCACCGTGCGCTTCGTCAGCCGCATGGTGATCGGCGAAACGGTCGCGCAGAGGCCCTGGCAGTACTCGGCGACGCGCGCCTCCCAGCGGTCATCGTCGACGACCTCGCCGACCAGCCCGAGGCGGAGCGCCTCTTCGGCGTCGACCGTCCTGTTCTCGAGGAGGAAGCGCATGGTCTGCTCGTAGCCGATCGCCTGGGAGAGGGTGAACGTCATGCCGCCGTCGGGCGACCCGCCGATGCGCGGGTAGCCCGCGAGGATGCGGGCGCTCCGCTTCATCAGCCGGATGTCGGTGGCCAGCGCGAGGGAGAGCCCGGCGCCGACAGCGACGCCGCTGATGGCGCCCACGATCGGCTTTTCGCACTTCTGGCGGAGGGTGAGGAGGAACTGGGAGACCCAGCCGAGGTCGTCGAGCTGGGTGTTGAGGGGCGACTTCGGGCTGTAGTCGCCGGGGCCGCGGAGGTCGAGGCCGGAGCAGAAGGCGTCGCCCGTGCCCGTGAGGCAGATGAGCCAGACGTCGTCGACGTTCATCGCCTCTTCAATGGCGGTGACCACGCCCCAGGCGAGCTCCTGGCTGAGGGCGTTCTTCACCTCGGGGCGGTTGAGGCGGATGGTCCGGACGTGGCCGGCGTCTTCGATGGCGATGAGGTTCGACACGGGGGCTGCCCTCCGGTGCAGGTGATGCCCGGACGATACACGCGTCGGTTGCAGGAAGCTACTCACCGGCGCGCAGGCGGGCCACTT
It encodes:
- a CDS encoding enoyl-CoA hydratase/isomerase family protein; translated protein: MSNLIAIEDAGHVRTIRLNRPEVKNALSQELAWGVVTAIEEAMNVDDVWLICLTGTGDAFCSGLDLRGPGDYSPKSPLNTQLDDLGWVSQFLLTLRQKCEKPIVGAISGVAVGAGLSLALATDIRLMKRSARILAGYPRIGGSPDGGMTFTLSQAIGYEQTMRFLLENRTVDAEEALRLGLVGEVVDDDRWEARVAEYCQGLCATVSPITMRLTKRTVVKATTPIDLEAQCRLELASIRMAFASEDGREARAAFLEKRPPVFKGR